One region of Streptomyces leeuwenhoekii genomic DNA includes:
- a CDS encoding adenosine deaminase → MTAPRIDTDTLRRLPKAVLHDHLDGGLRPATVVELAREAGHTLPATDPDALAAWYFDAANSGDLVRYIATFEHTLAVMQTREGLLRTAEEYVLDLAADGVVYAEVRYAPELMVDGGLTLEEVVETVQEGLAAGMAKAAAAGTPLRVGTLLCGMRMFDRTREIADLVVAYRDAGVVGFDIAGAEDGFPPADHLAAFERLRRESVPFTIHAGEAHGLPSIHQALQVCGAQRIGHGVRITDDIPDLAAGKLGRLASWVRDRRIALEMCPTSNLQTGAAVSIAEHPITALKDLGFRVTLNTDNRLVSGTTMTREMSLLVEEAGWTVEDLRTVTVNAVKSAFIPFDERTALIEDVVLPGYADVL, encoded by the coding sequence ATGACCGCGCCCCGCATCGACACCGACACCCTTCGCCGGCTGCCCAAGGCCGTGCTGCACGACCACCTCGACGGGGGCCTGCGCCCCGCCACCGTGGTGGAGCTCGCGCGGGAGGCCGGCCACACGCTTCCCGCCACGGACCCGGACGCGCTCGCCGCCTGGTACTTCGACGCCGCCAACTCCGGCGACCTGGTGCGCTACATAGCCACCTTCGAGCACACTCTCGCCGTGATGCAGACCCGCGAGGGCCTGCTGCGCACCGCCGAGGAGTACGTTCTCGACCTCGCCGCCGACGGCGTCGTCTACGCGGAGGTCCGCTACGCCCCCGAGCTGATGGTCGACGGCGGCCTGACCCTGGAGGAGGTCGTGGAGACCGTCCAGGAGGGGCTGGCGGCCGGAATGGCCAAGGCGGCGGCCGCGGGGACCCCGCTCCGTGTCGGCACCCTGCTGTGCGGCATGCGGATGTTCGACCGGACACGGGAGATCGCGGATCTGGTGGTCGCCTACCGGGACGCGGGCGTGGTCGGCTTCGACATCGCCGGAGCCGAGGACGGCTTCCCGCCCGCCGACCACCTGGCCGCCTTCGAGCGGCTCCGCCGCGAAAGCGTGCCCTTCACCATCCACGCCGGGGAGGCGCACGGCCTGCCCAGCATCCACCAGGCCCTCCAGGTGTGCGGGGCCCAGCGCATCGGGCACGGCGTGCGCATCACCGACGACATCCCGGACCTCGCGGCCGGGAAGCTCGGCCGCCTCGCGTCCTGGGTCCGCGACCGCCGTATCGCCCTGGAGATGTGCCCGACGTCCAACCTCCAGACCGGTGCCGCGGTCTCCATCGCCGAGCACCCGATCACCGCCCTGAAGGACCTCGGCTTCCGCGTCACCCTCAACACCGACAACCGCCTCGTCTCGGGCACCACGATGACCCGCGAGATGTCCCTGCTGGTGGAGGAGGCGGGCTGGACGGTCGAGGACCTGCGCACGGTGACGGTGAACGCCGTCAAGAGCGCGTTCATCCCGTTCGACGAGCGCACGGCCCTCATCGAGGACGTCGTCCTGCCGGGTTACGCGGACGTGCTCTGA
- a CDS encoding mycothiol transferase has product MHAKDILIDGYGRIREEVHATVEDLGPDDLNARPAAGTNSIAWLVWHLTRVQDDHVADAFGLDQVWTAQGWQKRFGLDLPRHDTGYGHSPAKVAKVRVDSAELLTGYCDAVHEQTLGALRSLTAKDLERVVDENWDPPVTLGVRLVSVLSDDLQHVGQAAYVRGLLQSTSA; this is encoded by the coding sequence ATGCATGCCAAGGACATCCTCATCGACGGCTACGGCCGCATCCGGGAAGAAGTCCACGCCACCGTCGAAGACCTCGGCCCCGACGATCTGAACGCCCGCCCCGCCGCCGGAACCAACTCCATCGCCTGGCTGGTCTGGCACCTCACCCGGGTCCAGGACGACCATGTCGCGGACGCGTTCGGACTCGACCAGGTGTGGACCGCGCAGGGCTGGCAGAAGCGGTTCGGGCTGGACCTGCCGCGGCACGACACCGGATACGGGCACAGTCCCGCGAAGGTCGCCAAGGTGCGGGTCGATTCCGCCGAGCTGCTGACCGGGTACTGCGACGCCGTGCACGAGCAGACGCTGGGCGCCCTGCGCTCGCTGACCGCCAAGGACCTGGAACGCGTCGTGGACGAGAACTGGGATCCGCCGGTCACCCTGGGCGTGCGGCTGGTCAGTGTCCTGTCCGACGATCTGCAGCACGTCGGACAGGCCGCCTATGTGCGGGGACTGCTTCAGAGCACGTCCGCGTAA
- a CDS encoding LysR substrate-binding domain-containing protein — translation MELRQLRHFVAVAEDQHFTRAAERLMVSQSGLSASIRALERELQTPLFVRTTRRVTLTEAGRALLGEAQRILAQVRSAHEAVAAVQGVLRGTLSLGTEQCIAGVHVARLLAAFRRRHPDVEIRLRQAGSGALAEEVAAGRLDLAFAYRAEADTDQLRSASLNREPMTVLCHPDHRLAAAAAVVTPHDLADEVFVDFHPDWGPRRTTDTAFAAAGVRRTVALEVNDVHGLLDLVDENLGIAVVPRHFRHKRTSLTALPLKDTGEAAYETVALLPPPQAASPAARALMAVLETLPRTESV, via the coding sequence ATGGAACTGCGTCAACTCCGGCACTTCGTGGCGGTCGCCGAGGACCAGCACTTCACCCGGGCGGCGGAACGCCTCATGGTGTCCCAGTCGGGCCTGTCGGCGTCCATCCGGGCACTGGAGCGGGAGCTCCAGACTCCGCTGTTCGTGCGGACCACCCGCCGGGTGACGCTGACGGAGGCCGGGCGGGCGCTGCTGGGCGAGGCGCAGCGCATCCTGGCCCAGGTGCGGTCGGCGCACGAGGCCGTCGCCGCGGTGCAGGGGGTGCTGCGCGGCACCCTGTCGCTGGGGACCGAGCAGTGCATCGCGGGGGTGCATGTGGCCCGGCTGCTGGCGGCGTTCCGGCGGCGCCACCCGGACGTGGAGATCCGGCTGCGGCAGGCGGGCTCGGGGGCGCTGGCGGAGGAGGTCGCGGCGGGGCGGCTGGACCTGGCGTTCGCCTACCGGGCGGAGGCCGACACCGACCAGCTCCGCTCCGCCTCGCTGAACCGCGAGCCGATGACCGTGCTGTGCCACCCCGACCACCGCCTCGCGGCGGCCGCGGCGGTCGTGACCCCGCACGACCTCGCCGACGAGGTCTTCGTCGACTTCCACCCCGACTGGGGGCCGCGCCGCACCACCGACACCGCCTTCGCCGCGGCGGGCGTACGGCGGACCGTGGCCCTGGAGGTGAACGACGTCCACGGTCTGCTCGACCTGGTGGACGAGAACCTCGGCATCGCGGTCGTACCGCGCCACTTCCGGCACAAGCGGACCTCCCTGACCGCGCTGCCGCTGAAGGACACCGGCGAGGCGGCCTACGAGACCGTGGCCCTGCTGCCGCCACCGCAGGCCGCCAGCCCTGCGGCCCGTGCCCTGATGGCCGTACTCGAGACACTGCCGCGGACGGAGAGCGTGTGA
- the mgrA gene encoding L-glyceraldehyde 3-phosphate reductase, translated as MYTAHPHRYADMPYRRTGRSGLKLPALSLGLWHNFGPDRPAETQRAILRRAFDLGVTHFDLANNYGPPPGAAESALGEALKADFARYRDELVISTKAGYLMWPGPYGEWGSRKYLLSSLDQSLQRMGLDYVDIFYSHRPDPETPLEETMGALHSAVQQGKALYVGVSNYSAEQTREAARILAELGTPLLIHQPRYSMLDRRPETEGLLDALDELRTGSIAYSPLEQGVLTARYLDGIPEDSRAASDSPFLNSDALTEELVGKLRALDDIAKSRGQSLAQMALAWVLRGGRVTSALVGASSPQQLEDSVAAVRNLDFDTEELARIDRVIAS; from the coding sequence TTGTACACCGCACACCCCCACCGCTACGCGGACATGCCCTATCGGCGCACCGGACGCAGCGGGCTGAAGCTTCCCGCACTCTCGCTCGGCCTGTGGCACAACTTCGGCCCGGACCGCCCGGCCGAGACCCAGCGCGCCATCCTGCGCCGCGCCTTCGACCTCGGCGTCACCCACTTCGACCTGGCCAACAACTACGGCCCGCCGCCCGGCGCCGCCGAGTCCGCCCTCGGCGAGGCGCTCAAGGCGGACTTCGCGCGCTACCGCGACGAGCTGGTGATCTCCACCAAGGCCGGCTACCTGATGTGGCCCGGCCCGTACGGGGAGTGGGGCTCGCGCAAGTACCTGCTGTCCTCGCTCGACCAGAGCCTGCAGCGGATGGGCCTGGATTACGTCGACATCTTCTACTCCCACCGCCCCGACCCGGAGACCCCGCTGGAGGAGACGATGGGGGCCCTGCACTCGGCGGTGCAGCAGGGCAAGGCGCTCTACGTCGGTGTCTCCAACTACTCGGCGGAGCAGACCCGCGAGGCCGCGCGCATCCTCGCCGAACTCGGCACTCCGCTGCTGATCCACCAGCCGCGCTACTCGATGCTCGACCGCCGTCCGGAGACCGAGGGGCTGCTGGACGCCCTGGACGAGCTGCGGACCGGCTCCATCGCCTACTCGCCGCTGGAGCAGGGCGTGCTCACGGCCCGCTACCTCGACGGCATCCCGGAGGACTCGCGGGCGGCGAGCGACAGCCCGTTCCTCAACTCCGACGCGCTCACCGAGGAACTGGTGGGCAAGCTGCGCGCCCTGGACGACATCGCCAAGTCCCGTGGCCAGTCCCTGGCGCAGATGGCGCTGGCGTGGGTGCTGCGCGGGGGCCGGGTCACCTCGGCCCTGGTGGGCGCGAGCAGCCCGCAGCAACTGGAGGACAGCGTGGCGGCGGTCCGCAACCTCGACTTCGACACGGAGGAGCTGGCCCGGATCGACCGCGTGATCGCTTCCTGA
- a CDS encoding streptophobe family protein, whose amino-acid sequence MRARHPSGPAAVAPHGWAQALGTVLAGLLAMGAVAALGLWAAGATDLPEGAFPRVVTATVVTAVGGAVDFSGHAGGFAGTRAGLTVMPLSVTLTGALVIGWAFLRPLRHRAVTGTAEPAGWAGRIAALWLLALLALAFAARQTFEVSLGEGVLDDLGEIFGLSPRIGFTTDVPLTLLFGLLWLAGVLALALLVSPGAPLPGRLLRFRATVRPAAYAMVVLLLACVAVGVVIGLVVAATRGHPARTFAVLLLGLPNVVWLAFTLGLGATWDGRVEGPFGLPMPRLLDEVLRTPDVSALNLRTLAEHDGRVWWLVAVDAVLLLTAAAVSAARSPARTPAWRHAVRLAVALALTVLTVCLVGRVSAYYGLSVLGIGDLGGALSGELFLRPRAWTAAGLAFLWGLVAGFLGALLVRWARRRHGQGRKRER is encoded by the coding sequence GTGAGAGCGCGCCATCCCTCCGGTCCGGCAGCCGTGGCCCCGCACGGCTGGGCCCAGGCGCTCGGCACCGTGCTGGCCGGTCTGCTCGCCATGGGAGCGGTCGCCGCGCTCGGGCTGTGGGCGGCCGGTGCCACGGATCTGCCCGAGGGTGCGTTTCCCCGGGTCGTCACGGCGACCGTGGTCACCGCCGTCGGCGGGGCGGTGGACTTCTCCGGGCACGCCGGAGGGTTCGCCGGCACCCGGGCCGGGCTGACCGTGATGCCGCTGTCCGTCACCCTGACGGGAGCCCTGGTCATCGGATGGGCCTTCCTGCGGCCACTGCGCCACCGGGCGGTCACGGGAACCGCGGAGCCGGCGGGCTGGGCCGGGCGGATCGCCGCGCTGTGGCTGCTCGCCCTCCTCGCCCTCGCGTTCGCCGCGCGGCAGACCTTCGAAGTCTCCCTCGGGGAGGGAGTACTGGACGACCTCGGCGAGATCTTCGGCCTCTCCCCCAGAATCGGCTTCACCACCGACGTCCCCCTGACACTGCTCTTCGGTCTGCTCTGGCTGGCGGGTGTGCTGGCGCTGGCCCTGCTGGTGTCACCGGGCGCGCCGCTGCCCGGCCGGCTGCTGCGGTTCCGGGCGACGGTACGGCCGGCGGCGTACGCGATGGTCGTCCTGCTGCTCGCCTGCGTCGCGGTGGGCGTGGTGATCGGCCTGGTGGTCGCGGCGACGCGCGGACACCCCGCCCGGACGTTCGCCGTACTCCTGCTCGGACTGCCCAACGTGGTGTGGCTCGCGTTCACCCTCGGGCTCGGCGCCACCTGGGACGGCCGGGTGGAAGGGCCGTTCGGGCTGCCGATGCCGCGGCTGCTGGACGAGGTGCTGCGCACCCCGGACGTCTCGGCGCTCAATCTGCGCACCCTGGCCGAGCACGACGGCCGGGTGTGGTGGCTCGTGGCCGTGGACGCGGTGCTGCTCCTGACCGCCGCCGCCGTGTCGGCGGCGCGCTCGCCGGCCCGGACACCGGCCTGGCGGCACGCGGTGCGCCTGGCCGTCGCACTGGCGCTCACGGTGCTCACGGTCTGCCTCGTCGGCCGTGTCTCGGCGTACTACGGGCTCTCCGTCCTCGGCATCGGCGACCTGGGCGGCGCCCTGTCCGGGGAGCTGTTCCTCAGACCGCGGGCGTGGACCGCGGCGGGCCTGGCGTTTCTGTGGGGGCTGGTCGCCGGGTTCCTCGGCGCGCTGCTCGTCCGGTGGGCGCGCCGGCGCCACGGGCAGGGGCGGAAGCGGGAACGATGA
- a CDS encoding ATP-binding protein produces the protein MIEHLDGAVIPTGFDVPVEPLRRAAHYTGEPGCIAEARSFASLFLDQLRTEWCAAIGPRAEGALLLVVSELVTNADRHSRGPYILELEGTDASVTVAVYDSSAALPRRFPRDPERVGRHGLEIVHALAQAVTVERVPVGKRVRAVVSLSDDE, from the coding sequence ATGATCGAGCACCTGGACGGGGCAGTGATACCGACTGGTTTCGACGTGCCCGTGGAACCGCTACGGCGGGCGGCACACTACACCGGCGAGCCCGGATGCATCGCCGAGGCGCGTTCCTTCGCGTCGCTCTTCCTCGACCAGCTCAGGACCGAGTGGTGCGCCGCGATCGGCCCCCGGGCCGAGGGCGCGCTCCTTCTCGTGGTGAGCGAGCTGGTCACCAACGCCGACCGGCACAGCCGGGGGCCGTACATCCTGGAACTGGAGGGCACGGACGCCTCGGTGACGGTGGCCGTCTACGACAGCAGCGCGGCCCTGCCCCGGCGTTTCCCCCGCGACCCCGAACGGGTCGGGCGGCACGGCCTGGAGATCGTCCACGCACTGGCGCAGGCCGTCACCGTCGAGCGGGTGCCGGTCGGCAAGCGGGTGCGCGCCGTGGTGTCACTGAGCGACGACGAGTGA
- a CDS encoding RNA polymerase sigma factor SigF — protein METVDTAVMRSGAPAVEETTRSGATDDGLFAEVVDPRAVAPRDARELSRHFFQRLTELEEGTHEYQYARNTLIEMNMSLVRFAAGRFRGRGDDMEDIVQTGMIGLIKAIDRFELSREVEFTSFALPYIVGEIKRFFRDTTWAVHVPRRLQELRVELAKAREELSSRLDREPTVAELATLMNISEDQVIEGQIAANGYNSASLDAALTGDGPEGGEAVLADFIGVEEEGMRLVEDFHSLAPLMAELSERDRRIIHMRFVEEATQAEIGEQLGCSQMHVSRLIKRIIARLREGMLGELGCA, from the coding sequence ATGGAGACCGTCGACACCGCCGTGATGCGGTCGGGGGCACCGGCCGTCGAGGAGACCACCAGAAGTGGGGCGACGGACGACGGGCTGTTCGCGGAGGTGGTGGACCCGCGGGCCGTGGCGCCGCGCGACGCACGGGAACTGTCCCGTCATTTCTTCCAGCGCCTGACGGAGCTCGAAGAGGGTACGCACGAATACCAGTACGCGCGCAACACGCTCATCGAGATGAACATGTCGCTCGTGCGGTTCGCCGCCGGCCGGTTCCGCGGCCGCGGGGACGACATGGAGGACATCGTCCAGACCGGCATGATCGGCCTGATCAAGGCGATCGACCGGTTCGAGCTCTCGCGGGAGGTCGAGTTCACCTCCTTCGCGCTGCCGTACATCGTCGGCGAGATCAAGCGGTTCTTCCGCGACACGACGTGGGCCGTGCACGTGCCCCGGCGGCTGCAGGAGTTGCGGGTGGAGCTGGCCAAGGCGCGCGAGGAGCTCTCCAGCCGCCTGGACCGCGAGCCCACCGTCGCCGAGCTCGCCACGCTGATGAACATCAGCGAGGACCAGGTGATCGAGGGCCAGATTGCCGCCAACGGGTACAACTCCGCGTCCCTGGACGCCGCGCTCACCGGCGACGGCCCGGAGGGCGGCGAGGCGGTGCTCGCCGACTTCATCGGTGTCGAGGAGGAGGGGATGCGCCTCGTCGAGGACTTCCACTCGCTGGCACCGCTCATGGCCGAGCTCAGCGAACGCGATCGGCGGATCATCCACATGCGGTTCGTCGAGGAGGCCACGCAGGCCGAGATCGGCGAACAGCTCGGCTGCTCCCAGATGCACGTCTCCCGGCTGATCAAGCGGATCATCGCCCGGCTGCGCGAGGGCATGCTGGGTGAGCTCGGCTGCGCCTGA
- a CDS encoding helix-turn-helix domain-containing protein codes for MSSQAPNEARVTRLRPPAARPEGRPAVHPARPGPPPPTGGREPLWRDLVGEVLRRERLAQERTLKDVAEAARISMPYLSEVERGRKEASSEVLAAAAQALGLSLGDLLARVHGRLTRVTSRHAVTGRGTPGTRHDGLCLAA; via the coding sequence GTGAGCAGCCAAGCGCCGAACGAAGCCCGTGTCACCCGTCTGCGTCCGCCGGCCGCGCGGCCCGAGGGGCGCCCCGCCGTGCATCCGGCCCGTCCGGGCCCGCCGCCTCCCACGGGTGGGCGGGAACCGCTGTGGCGCGATCTGGTCGGGGAGGTCCTGCGCCGCGAACGCCTGGCCCAGGAACGCACCCTGAAGGACGTGGCCGAGGCGGCCCGGATCTCCATGCCGTATCTGTCCGAGGTGGAGCGGGGCCGCAAGGAGGCGTCCTCGGAGGTCCTGGCGGCCGCCGCCCAGGCCCTCGGGCTGAGCCTGGGCGACCTGCTGGCCCGGGTCCACGGACGGCTCACCCGCGTCACCTCCCGGCACGCGGTCACCGGCCGCGGTACGCCGGGCACCCGCCACGACGGGCTCTGCCTGGCGGCCTGA
- a CDS encoding ClpP family protease encodes MGTYTIPNVVERTPQGERSYDVFSRLLSERIIFLGTEIDDGVANVVIAQLLHLESSAPESEIAIYINSPGGSFTSLMAIYDTMTFVRAPISTFCVGQAASTAAVLLAGGDPGRRFVLEHARVLLGQPATGGQRGTVSDLAVHAKEMVRIRSQVEEVLSRHTHHDVATLRADMDRDKVFTAHEAVAYGLADEVLSRRLVTG; translated from the coding sequence ATGGGGACGTACACGATTCCGAACGTCGTCGAGCGCACCCCGCAGGGCGAGCGTTCCTACGACGTGTTCAGCCGGCTGCTGTCGGAGCGGATCATCTTCCTCGGCACCGAGATCGACGACGGCGTCGCCAACGTCGTCATCGCACAGCTCCTCCATCTGGAGTCGTCGGCTCCGGAGAGCGAGATCGCGATCTACATCAACTCCCCCGGGGGCTCGTTCACCTCGCTCATGGCGATCTACGACACGATGACGTTCGTACGGGCGCCGATCTCGACCTTCTGCGTCGGGCAGGCGGCCTCCACGGCGGCCGTGCTGCTCGCCGGCGGGGACCCGGGACGGCGGTTCGTCCTGGAACACGCCCGGGTGCTGCTCGGGCAGCCCGCCACCGGCGGGCAGCGGGGCACCGTCTCCGACCTGGCCGTCCACGCCAAGGAGATGGTGCGGATCCGCTCCCAGGTGGAGGAGGTGCTGTCCCGGCACACGCACCACGACGTGGCGACGCTGCGCGCGGACATGGACCGCGACAAGGTGTTCACCGCCCACGAGGCCGTGGCGTACGGGCTGGCCGACGAGGTCCTCAGCCGACGCCTGGTGACGGGGTGA
- a CDS encoding ATP-dependent Clp protease proteolytic subunit, whose amino-acid sequence MSPLNAGPGPVLLPRAEEGDTPPTRFDDHLAAQLLAQRIILLGTQVDEVSANRVCAQLLILSAEDPRTDISLCINSPGGSVHAGLAIYDTMRLIPNDVSTLAMGFAASMGQFLLSVGTPGKRYALPNARIMMHQPSAGIGGTTADIEIQVENLEFTKRTIERITAQHTGQSPETISRDGDRDRWFTAEEAREYGMVDRVVESFEDVRPAATRRRMGLQ is encoded by the coding sequence ATGTCTCCACTGAACGCCGGTCCCGGACCGGTCCTGCTGCCGCGGGCCGAGGAGGGCGACACCCCTCCGACACGGTTCGACGACCATCTCGCCGCGCAACTCCTCGCCCAGCGCATCATCCTGCTGGGCACCCAGGTCGACGAGGTCTCCGCCAACCGGGTCTGCGCCCAGTTGCTGATCCTGTCCGCGGAGGATCCGCGCACCGACATCAGTCTGTGCATCAACAGCCCCGGCGGCTCCGTCCACGCGGGTCTGGCCATCTACGACACGATGCGGCTCATCCCCAACGACGTCTCGACGCTCGCCATGGGGTTCGCCGCGAGCATGGGCCAGTTCCTGCTCAGCGTGGGCACGCCCGGCAAGCGGTACGCCCTGCCGAACGCGCGGATCATGATGCACCAGCCGTCGGCGGGTATCGGCGGCACCACCGCCGACATCGAAATCCAGGTGGAGAACCTGGAGTTCACCAAGCGCACCATCGAGCGGATCACCGCCCAGCACACCGGGCAGAGCCCGGAGACCATTTCCCGGGACGGCGACCGGGACCGCTGGTTCACGGCCGAGGAGGCCCGGGAGTACGGGATGGTCGACCGGGTCGTGGAGTCCTTCGAGGACGTCCGCCCGGCGGCGACCCGGCGACGGATGGGACTGCAGTGA
- a CDS encoding VOC family protein, which yields MSTDGFTTCLWFDGQAEEAAAHYVSIFKDSGIGRTVRYTEAGPGPAGSVVTVDFVANGQRFVALNGGPEFKFTEAISFQIECDDQDEVDYYWAKLTEGGGEPGPCGWLKDKYGVSWQVVPKRLIEMISDPDQEKASRATKAMLAMGKLDIAPLEQAYAGGA from the coding sequence ATGAGCACCGACGGATTCACCACGTGTCTCTGGTTCGACGGCCAGGCAGAGGAGGCCGCGGCCCACTACGTCTCGATCTTCAAGGACTCCGGCATCGGGCGGACCGTCCGCTACACGGAGGCCGGTCCGGGCCCCGCCGGCTCGGTGGTCACCGTGGACTTCGTGGCCAACGGGCAGCGTTTCGTGGCGCTGAACGGCGGGCCGGAGTTCAAGTTCACCGAGGCGATCTCCTTCCAGATCGAGTGCGACGACCAGGACGAGGTCGACTACTACTGGGCGAAGCTGACCGAGGGCGGCGGGGAGCCCGGCCCCTGCGGCTGGCTCAAGGACAAGTACGGCGTGTCGTGGCAGGTCGTCCCCAAGCGGCTGATCGAGATGATCAGCGACCCGGACCAGGAGAAGGCGAGCCGCGCCACCAAGGCCATGCTGGCGATGGGCAAGCTCGACATCGCCCCGCTGGAGCAGGCGTACGCGGGCGGCGCGTGA
- a CDS encoding VOC family protein: MAAQPEGAPCWADAMFSDVEGAKRFYGEVLGWTFGEASSEYGNYTEAYVDGKAVAAIVPPMPGQEDQPQWCLYFASDDAETTAGRVRANGGELLMGPMQVDDFGTMCLARDPSGVVFGVWQAGRHEGFQAMAEPGAYCWAEVFTREPAKSDAFFPAVFSYRAKQMEDDEVDFRVFDLGDRSVLGRMKMTEDFPPEVPPHINVYFTVADCDGAVSRATEAGGALRLGPMDTPFGRFAMLSDPQGANFSVIDVTATRGEMPTLTDVS, encoded by the coding sequence ATGGCCGCACAACCTGAGGGCGCCCCTTGCTGGGCCGACGCGATGTTCAGCGACGTCGAGGGAGCCAAGCGCTTCTACGGCGAGGTCCTCGGCTGGACCTTCGGCGAGGCGTCGTCGGAGTACGGCAACTACACCGAGGCGTACGTGGACGGCAAGGCCGTCGCCGCCATCGTGCCGCCCATGCCCGGGCAGGAGGACCAGCCCCAGTGGTGCCTGTACTTCGCGTCCGACGACGCGGAGACGACCGCCGGCCGGGTCCGCGCCAACGGCGGCGAGCTGCTGATGGGGCCGATGCAGGTCGACGACTTCGGCACCATGTGCCTGGCCCGCGACCCCAGCGGCGTCGTCTTCGGTGTCTGGCAGGCGGGCCGTCACGAGGGGTTCCAGGCGATGGCCGAGCCCGGTGCCTACTGCTGGGCGGAGGTCTTCACCCGGGAACCCGCGAAGTCGGACGCGTTCTTCCCGGCGGTCTTCTCCTACCGGGCGAAGCAGATGGAGGACGACGAGGTCGACTTCCGCGTGTTCGACCTGGGCGACCGCAGCGTCCTGGGCCGGATGAAGATGACGGAGGACTTCCCGCCCGAGGTCCCCCCGCACATCAACGTCTACTTCACCGTCGCCGACTGCGACGGGGCCGTGTCCCGGGCCACGGAGGCGGGCGGGGCGCTGCGGCTCGGCCCGATGGACACCCCGTTCGGCCGGTTTGCGATGCTGAGCGACCCCCAGGGCGCGAACTTCTCGGTGATCGACGTCACGGCCACACGGGGGGAGATGCCGACCCTCACCGACGTCTCCTGA
- a CDS encoding ribonuclease H family protein, producing MRERVVAACDGASKGNPGPAGWAWVVADETEAPACWEAGPLGRATNNVAELTALERLLTATDPGVPLEVRMDSQYAMKAVTTWLPGWKRNGWKTAAGKPVANQELVVRIDELLEGRSVEFRYVPAHQVDGDPLNDFADRAASQAATVQEPAGSELGSPEPPPAPDVPAKPARRRPGASRPRAGGAARGGSGGSSRTIKAKFPGRCACGRSYAAGEPIAKNPQGWGHPECRAEAAAG from the coding sequence ATGCGTGAACGTGTGGTGGCCGCGTGCGACGGCGCTTCGAAGGGAAACCCCGGCCCGGCGGGATGGGCCTGGGTCGTCGCCGACGAGACCGAGGCTCCGGCCTGCTGGGAGGCGGGGCCGCTCGGCAGGGCCACCAACAACGTGGCCGAGCTGACGGCGCTGGAACGGCTGCTGACGGCGACCGACCCCGGCGTGCCGCTGGAGGTCCGCATGGACTCCCAGTACGCCATGAAGGCGGTCACCACCTGGCTTCCGGGCTGGAAGCGCAACGGCTGGAAGACGGCCGCCGGCAAGCCGGTCGCCAACCAGGAGCTCGTCGTGCGCATCGACGAGCTGCTGGAGGGCCGCTCGGTCGAGTTCCGCTACGTGCCCGCCCACCAGGTCGACGGCGATCCGCTCAACGACTTCGCCGACCGCGCCGCCAGCCAGGCCGCCACCGTCCAGGAACCCGCGGGCAGCGAGCTGGGCTCGCCCGAACCGCCGCCCGCGCCCGATGTCCCGGCCAAGCCGGCGCGGCGGCGTCCCGGCGCCTCCCGGCCGCGGGCCGGGGGCGCGGCCCGAGGGGGCTCCGGGGGCTCCTCGCGCACCATCAAGGCCAAGTTCCCGGGCCGCTGCGCGTGCGGACGGTCGTACGCGGCCGGAGAACCGATCGCCAAGAACCCGCAGGGCTGGGGCCACCCGGAGTGCCGGGCGGAAGCGGCGGCGGGCTGA
- a CDS encoding SRPBCC family protein, with amino-acid sequence MSQVEESIEVGVPVHTAYNQWTQFETFPEFMSGVERIEQRTDTLTHWVTNVDGVHKEFDAEITEQIPDERVAWTTVSGEARQAGVVTFHRLDEDHTKVMLQMDFHPDGIKETVGDKLGFVKRQTKGDLERFKKFIEQRGQETGGWRGTVV; translated from the coding sequence GTGTCGCAGGTCGAGGAATCCATCGAGGTCGGCGTCCCCGTGCACACCGCCTACAACCAGTGGACGCAGTTCGAGACCTTCCCCGAGTTCATGAGCGGCGTGGAGCGCATCGAGCAGCGCACCGACACGCTCACGCACTGGGTGACCAACGTGGACGGCGTCCACAAGGAGTTCGACGCGGAGATCACCGAGCAGATCCCGGACGAGCGGGTGGCGTGGACCACCGTCTCCGGCGAGGCGCGGCAGGCGGGTGTGGTCACCTTCCACCGCCTCGACGAGGACCACACCAAGGTGATGCTCCAGATGGACTTCCATCCGGACGGCATCAAGGAGACGGTCGGCGACAAGCTCGGGTTCGTGAAGCGGCAGACCAAGGGTGACCTGGAGCGCTTCAAGAAGTTCATCGAGCAGCGCGGTCAGGAGACCGGCGGCTGGCGCGGCACGGTCGTCTGA